One Salvia splendens isolate huo1 chromosome 12, SspV2, whole genome shotgun sequence genomic window carries:
- the LOC121759327 gene encoding probable galactinol--sucrose galactosyltransferase 1 isoform X2, with protein MFSGDPSVEEFEGRHLVYVAAGTDPYSLIEDSIKSLQSNLQTFRHRNEKEMPDILNWFGWCTWDAFYTDVTAEGVKEGVRSLIAGGAPPKFVIIDDGWQSVGMDPTSTEAKFDDTANFSNRLISIKENHKFQKGGGGNDTMGTSTGFSYFIAEMKDQFALKYVYIWHAIVGYWGGVSPDVAGMAQYDPKIVPAIPSPGVESNGICFVLKSIMMNNVGVVNPDKIFSFYNDLHAYLASIGIDGVKVDNQSVLETLGAGYGGRVKLARNYHEALEASVSKNFKNNGIISCMSHSTDALYNSKKAATVRASDDFFPRDPASHTIHIASVAYNSVFLGEFMQPDWDMFHSLHPMAEYHGAARAVGGCTIYVSDKPGNHDFDVLKKLVLPDGSTLQAKLPGRPTRDCLFSDPTRDGISLLKIWNINDVNGVLGVFNCQGASWCRTNIKNLIHDQQPPTISSTIQPTDVEYLHNTAWSGWNGDCIMYSHRGGELMNVGMNTSDPIQLKPREFEVFTVAAVRQLANGAAFAPIGLVKMFNSGGAIKQVDYESKKAGQVELRVRGCGTFGAYSSLRPKRIIRDKLKEQEFDYDENSGLLTLDLPVPDAELYEWNLSVDL; from the exons ATGTTTTCAGGCGATCCTTCTGTGGAAGAATTCGAAGGGAGGCATTTGGTTTATGTGGCAGCTGGAACCGATCCTTATAGCTTAATTGAAGATTCAATCAA GTCCTTGCAAAGCAATCTCCAGACGTTCCGTCATCGTAATGAGAAAGAG ATGCCTGATATACTGAACTGGTTTGGATGGTGCACGTGGGATGCTTTTTATACTGATGTCACTGCTGAGGGAGTTAAGGAAGGAGTAAGAAG TTTGATTGCAGGTGGAGCACCACCAAAGTTTGTCATCATCGATGATGGATGGCAATCGGTTGGCATGGACCCTACTAGTACAGAAGCCAAATTTGACGACACTGCCAA TTTTTCAAATCGATTGATTAGTATCAAAGAGAACCACAAATTCCAAAAGGGCGGAGGCGGGAATGATACCATGGGTACAAGCACTGGATTTAGCTATTTTATTGCTGAGATGAAAGACCAATTCGCTCTCAA gtatgtttacatCTGGCATGCGATAGTAGGTTATTGGGGTGGTGTAAGCCCTGATGTTGCTGGAATGGCTCAATATGACCCGAAGATTGTACCCGCTATTCCATCCCCTGGAGTGGAGTCCAATGGCATTTGTTTCGTGTTGAAGAGCATCATGATGAACAATGTTGGTGTTGTGAACCCAGACAAAATCTTTTCCTTCTACAATGATCTGCATGCTTATCTTGCATCAATTGGCATTGATGGGGTTAAGGTAGATAACCAAAgtgtacttgagactcttggaGCTGGTTACGGAGGAAGAGTTAAGCTTGCAAGAAATTACCATGAAGCATTGGAGGCCTCTGTTTCTAAAAACTTTAAGAATAATGGAATTATTTCCTGCATGAGCCACAGCACTGATGCGCTGTACAA TTCCAAGAAAGCAGCCACGGTCAGAGCATCAGATGATTTCTTTCCAAGAGATCCAGCATCCCACACTATTCATATAGCATCAGTTGCATACAACAGTGTTTTCCTTGGAGAATTTATGCAGCCTGATTGGGATATGTTTCAT AGCTTGCATCCTATGGCCGAATACCATGGAGCTGCTCGTGCTGTAGGAGGCTGCACTATCTATGTCAG TGATAAACCTGGAAACCATGACTTTGATGTTTTAAAGAAGCTTGTACTTCCTGATGGCTCCACTTTGCAAGCCAAACTTCCAGGTAGACCGACAAGAGACTGCTTGTTTTCTGATCCTACTAGAGATGGAATAAG TCTTCTCAAAATCTGGAACATCAACGATGTCAATGGAGTACTTGGGGTTTTCAATTGTCAAGGAGCTTCATGGTGCCGTACTAATATAAAAAATCTGATCCATGATCAACAGCCTCCAACAATCTCTAGCACCATCCAGCCAACAGATGTTGAATACCTGCACAACACTGCTTGGAGTGGATGGAATGGAGATTGCATTATGTATTCACATAGAGGTG GAGAACTCATGAATGTTGGGATGAATACATCTGATCCAATTCAACTAAAACCTCGCGAGTTCGAAGTGTTCACAGTTGCAGCTGTGAGGCAACTGGCAAATGGTGCTGCATTCGCACCAATAGGTCTCGTCAAAATGTTCAATTCAGGCGGAGCAATAAAACAAGTCGACTATGAGTCCAAGAAAGCTGGGCAAGTGGAGCTAAGAGTTCGCGGATGTGGCACGTTTGGTGCCTATTCCTCCCTTAGGCCGAAAAGGATCATAAGGGATAAATTAAAGGAGCAGGAATTTGATTACGATGAAAACTCAGGACTCCTCACTCTCGATTTACCCGTTCCGGATGCAGAGCTGTACGAATGGAACCTATCAGTTGATCTTTGA
- the LOC121759327 gene encoding probable galactinol--sucrose galactosyltransferase 1 isoform X1 — MPALSLAHGNLSVNANCILSDVCENIFLSPAGTEHGSFIGVNSDHRGSRVIFPVGKIRGLRFLCLYRFKLWWMTQWIGTRGQDIPCETQFLLVEVPNSAHYAVFLPIIEGDFRAVLQGNAHDELEICLESGDPSVEEFEGRHLVYVAAGTDPYSLIEDSIKSLQSNLQTFRHRNEKEMPDILNWFGWCTWDAFYTDVTAEGVKEGVRSLIAGGAPPKFVIIDDGWQSVGMDPTSTEAKFDDTANFSNRLISIKENHKFQKGGGGNDTMGTSTGFSYFIAEMKDQFALKYVYIWHAIVGYWGGVSPDVAGMAQYDPKIVPAIPSPGVESNGICFVLKSIMMNNVGVVNPDKIFSFYNDLHAYLASIGIDGVKVDNQSVLETLGAGYGGRVKLARNYHEALEASVSKNFKNNGIISCMSHSTDALYNSKKAATVRASDDFFPRDPASHTIHIASVAYNSVFLGEFMQPDWDMFHSLHPMAEYHGAARAVGGCTIYVSDKPGNHDFDVLKKLVLPDGSTLQAKLPGRPTRDCLFSDPTRDGISLLKIWNINDVNGVLGVFNCQGASWCRTNIKNLIHDQQPPTISSTIQPTDVEYLHNTAWSGWNGDCIMYSHRGGELMNVGMNTSDPIQLKPREFEVFTVAAVRQLANGAAFAPIGLVKMFNSGGAIKQVDYESKKAGQVELRVRGCGTFGAYSSLRPKRIIRDKLKEQEFDYDENSGLLTLDLPVPDAELYEWNLSVDL, encoded by the exons ATGCCAGCCTTATCTCTTGCTCACGGAAACCTGAGCGTCAACGCCAACTGCATTCTCAGCGATGTTTGTGAAAATATATTCCTATCTCCCGCAGGAACTGAGCACGGCAGTTTCATCGGTGTCAACTCCGATCACCGCGGCAGCCGCGTCATCTTTCCGGTCGGAAAAATCAG AGGATTGAGATTTTTATGCCTCTACCGATTCAAATTGTGGTGGATGACTCAGTGGATAGGGACGCGTGGCCAGGATATACCGTGTGAAACTCAGTTTTTACTGGTGGAGGTACCGAATTCAGCTCACTACGCTGTTTTCTTGCCGATTATCGAAGGGGATTTCAGGGCTGTGCTTCAGGGTAATGCGCATGATGAGCTCGAAATCTGCTTGGAAAGTG GCGATCCTTCTGTGGAAGAATTCGAAGGGAGGCATTTGGTTTATGTGGCAGCTGGAACCGATCCTTATAGCTTAATTGAAGATTCAATCAA GTCCTTGCAAAGCAATCTCCAGACGTTCCGTCATCGTAATGAGAAAGAG ATGCCTGATATACTGAACTGGTTTGGATGGTGCACGTGGGATGCTTTTTATACTGATGTCACTGCTGAGGGAGTTAAGGAAGGAGTAAGAAG TTTGATTGCAGGTGGAGCACCACCAAAGTTTGTCATCATCGATGATGGATGGCAATCGGTTGGCATGGACCCTACTAGTACAGAAGCCAAATTTGACGACACTGCCAA TTTTTCAAATCGATTGATTAGTATCAAAGAGAACCACAAATTCCAAAAGGGCGGAGGCGGGAATGATACCATGGGTACAAGCACTGGATTTAGCTATTTTATTGCTGAGATGAAAGACCAATTCGCTCTCAA gtatgtttacatCTGGCATGCGATAGTAGGTTATTGGGGTGGTGTAAGCCCTGATGTTGCTGGAATGGCTCAATATGACCCGAAGATTGTACCCGCTATTCCATCCCCTGGAGTGGAGTCCAATGGCATTTGTTTCGTGTTGAAGAGCATCATGATGAACAATGTTGGTGTTGTGAACCCAGACAAAATCTTTTCCTTCTACAATGATCTGCATGCTTATCTTGCATCAATTGGCATTGATGGGGTTAAGGTAGATAACCAAAgtgtacttgagactcttggaGCTGGTTACGGAGGAAGAGTTAAGCTTGCAAGAAATTACCATGAAGCATTGGAGGCCTCTGTTTCTAAAAACTTTAAGAATAATGGAATTATTTCCTGCATGAGCCACAGCACTGATGCGCTGTACAA TTCCAAGAAAGCAGCCACGGTCAGAGCATCAGATGATTTCTTTCCAAGAGATCCAGCATCCCACACTATTCATATAGCATCAGTTGCATACAACAGTGTTTTCCTTGGAGAATTTATGCAGCCTGATTGGGATATGTTTCAT AGCTTGCATCCTATGGCCGAATACCATGGAGCTGCTCGTGCTGTAGGAGGCTGCACTATCTATGTCAG TGATAAACCTGGAAACCATGACTTTGATGTTTTAAAGAAGCTTGTACTTCCTGATGGCTCCACTTTGCAAGCCAAACTTCCAGGTAGACCGACAAGAGACTGCTTGTTTTCTGATCCTACTAGAGATGGAATAAG TCTTCTCAAAATCTGGAACATCAACGATGTCAATGGAGTACTTGGGGTTTTCAATTGTCAAGGAGCTTCATGGTGCCGTACTAATATAAAAAATCTGATCCATGATCAACAGCCTCCAACAATCTCTAGCACCATCCAGCCAACAGATGTTGAATACCTGCACAACACTGCTTGGAGTGGATGGAATGGAGATTGCATTATGTATTCACATAGAGGTG GAGAACTCATGAATGTTGGGATGAATACATCTGATCCAATTCAACTAAAACCTCGCGAGTTCGAAGTGTTCACAGTTGCAGCTGTGAGGCAACTGGCAAATGGTGCTGCATTCGCACCAATAGGTCTCGTCAAAATGTTCAATTCAGGCGGAGCAATAAAACAAGTCGACTATGAGTCCAAGAAAGCTGGGCAAGTGGAGCTAAGAGTTCGCGGATGTGGCACGTTTGGTGCCTATTCCTCCCTTAGGCCGAAAAGGATCATAAGGGATAAATTAAAGGAGCAGGAATTTGATTACGATGAAAACTCAGGACTCCTCACTCTCGATTTACCCGTTCCGGATGCAGAGCTGTACGAATGGAACCTATCAGTTGATCTTTGA